The Blastococcus sp. HT6-4 genome window below encodes:
- a CDS encoding metallophosphoesterase codes for MRWYTAVPTAAVASGATVTAYASLYERTRWTLRRFDVPVLAPGSAPLTVLHLSDLHMTAGQSSKQEWVAGLAGLEPDLVINTGDNLAGHDAVPGTLRALDPLLDRPGAFVLASNDYYAPRPKNPLKYFRPDHKRVHGDELPWRDLRDGMRGRGWLDLTNAAGELTVGGRRITFAGVDDSHLKRDRYELVAGPADPAADVRIGLAHSPEPRVLDRFAADGYDLLLCGHTHGGQLRVPFYGALVTNCGIDRDRVRWLHRWAPPTPAHPSGTWLHVSAGLGTSPYAPVRFACPPEATLLTLTARPA; via the coding sequence GTGCGCTGGTACACCGCCGTCCCCACCGCCGCCGTCGCCTCGGGCGCGACGGTGACCGCCTACGCGAGCCTCTACGAGCGCACCCGCTGGACCCTGCGGCGGTTCGACGTGCCGGTGCTGGCGCCCGGGTCCGCCCCGCTGACGGTCCTGCACCTGTCCGACCTGCACATGACCGCCGGCCAGTCGAGCAAGCAGGAGTGGGTCGCCGGCCTGGCCGGGCTCGAGCCGGACCTGGTGATCAACACCGGCGACAACCTGGCCGGCCACGACGCCGTGCCGGGCACGCTGCGCGCGCTCGACCCGCTGCTGGACCGGCCCGGCGCCTTCGTGCTGGCCAGCAACGACTACTACGCGCCCCGCCCGAAGAACCCGCTCAAGTACTTCAGGCCTGACCACAAGCGGGTGCACGGCGACGAGCTGCCCTGGCGGGACCTGCGCGACGGCATGCGCGGGCGGGGCTGGCTGGACCTCACCAACGCCGCCGGCGAGCTGACCGTCGGCGGCCGGCGGATCACCTTCGCCGGGGTGGACGACTCGCACCTGAAGCGCGACCGGTACGAACTGGTCGCCGGCCCCGCCGACCCGGCTGCCGACGTCCGCATCGGCCTGGCCCACTCCCCCGAGCCGCGGGTGCTGGACCGGTTCGCCGCCGACGGCTACGACCTGCTGCTGTGCGGGCACACGCACGGCGGCCAGCTGCGGGTGCCGTTCTACGGTGCACTGGTCACCAACTGCGGGATCGACCGCGACCGGGTGCGCTGGCTGCACCGCTGGGCGCCGCCCACGCCGGCGCACCCGTCGGGCACCTGGCTGCACGTCTCGGCCGGCCTGGGCACCAGTCCGTACGCGCCGGTGCGCTTCGCCTGCCCGCCCGAGGCGACGCTGCTCACGCTCACCGCCCGGCCCGCCTGA
- a CDS encoding GatB/YqeY domain-containing protein — MSDLKEQLRADLTTAMKARDELRTATLRMVLAAVSAEEVSGKEARELTDDEVQAVLRREAKKRREAAEAFGSAGRAEQAAREQAEGEVLAAYLPAQVDDSDLAALVADAVTRTGASGMKDMGKVMGAVQGAVAGRAEGARVAAEVRRQLG, encoded by the coding sequence GTGTCCGACCTCAAGGAACAGCTGCGCGCCGACCTGACCACCGCCATGAAGGCCCGCGACGAGCTGCGCACAGCGACGCTGCGCATGGTGCTCGCCGCGGTCAGCGCCGAGGAGGTGTCGGGCAAGGAGGCCCGCGAGCTCACCGACGACGAGGTGCAGGCGGTGCTGCGCCGGGAGGCCAAGAAGCGGCGGGAGGCCGCCGAGGCCTTCGGCTCGGCCGGTCGGGCCGAGCAGGCCGCCCGCGAGCAGGCCGAGGGCGAGGTCCTCGCCGCCTACCTGCCGGCCCAGGTCGACGACTCCGACCTGGCGGCGCTCGTGGCCGACGCCGTCACCCGCACCGGCGCCTCGGGCATGAAGGACATGGGCAAGGTCATGGGTGCGGTGCAGGGCGCCGTCGCCGGGCGGGCCGAGGGCGCACGAGTGGCCGCGGAGGTCCGCCGCCAGCTCGGCTGA
- a CDS encoding transglycosylase domain-containing protein, whose amino-acid sequence MSENARTRTRLLAKLAATIVVAGALLAGLMLPWVGAPGLAARNSATVLEALPSELTDRTFGGMTKVLAADGSLITNFYEHNRTPVASDQIADVMKQALVDIEDARFYDHNGLDMQGTFRALMTNLAAGDVREGGSTITQQLVKQTLLQAATTAAERRAATEQDGVEGVSRKLRELRLALGMEQEYSKDDILTRYLNIVYFGQGAYGIQAAAQRYFSVNAADLTLPQAAMLAGLVQSPTNDDPITYPEAAQVRRNQVLERMHAYGHITDQELADVSAQPVEVAPGLAPANGCIDAAIGGFLCAYAHQYLIGTLGLTQEQLDNGGLTIQTTLRPDMQIAGDQAVLETQPMGSSLVALYTAVEPGTGKVLAMSANRRFGCSEPDCESVVLNATASAGSGSTYKTFVAAAALAQGYGKDYTLTSSEPYLSRVYKDWDPDRGVPKPYDVENVGSNYPRTMTLETALYASSNTYFLHLQDELGSIESPVRTAQALGMTFDGPNQTPADQIVSENRGSFAFGTDATSPLDLATAYATLAANGTRCTPVPVVAVLDRNGEPLTRDGEPVVPEDGSNCTPEAIPPGVATTMNQILRKDVEPGYRLQTGARAYVPGHEIAGKTGTSQDNQSVAFVGYTPRYAASVMVFNPKEQERVPGYGGGQGATTWRAALAPILTAEEAVPFPPADPVVEQGTRNSPRSSRDTADRTRGGAADRSERTAPATSSPATEPATEPVDETEPVADDEADGDVAEGAEAGADPEAGADPEAGEDD is encoded by the coding sequence ATGTCGGAGAACGCGCGCACCCGGACCCGTCTGCTCGCCAAGCTCGCCGCGACGATCGTCGTCGCCGGTGCGCTCCTGGCCGGACTCATGCTGCCCTGGGTGGGCGCACCCGGGCTGGCGGCCCGGAACTCGGCCACCGTCCTGGAAGCACTCCCGAGCGAGCTGACCGACCGCACCTTCGGCGGGATGACCAAGGTGCTGGCCGCCGACGGATCGCTCATCACGAACTTCTACGAGCACAACCGGACCCCGGTCGCCAGCGACCAGATCGCCGACGTCATGAAGCAGGCGCTGGTCGACATCGAGGACGCGCGCTTCTACGACCACAACGGCCTGGACATGCAGGGCACCTTCCGGGCCCTGATGACCAACCTGGCGGCCGGTGACGTGCGCGAGGGCGGCTCGACCATCACCCAGCAGCTGGTCAAGCAGACGCTGCTGCAGGCGGCCACCACCGCGGCCGAGCGCCGGGCCGCCACCGAGCAGGACGGGGTCGAGGGCGTCTCCCGCAAGCTGCGCGAGCTGCGGCTGGCCCTGGGCATGGAGCAGGAGTACTCCAAGGACGACATCCTGACCCGGTACCTGAACATCGTGTACTTCGGGCAGGGCGCCTACGGCATCCAGGCCGCGGCCCAGCGCTACTTCAGCGTGAACGCCGCCGACCTCACCCTTCCGCAGGCCGCCATGCTGGCCGGCCTGGTGCAGAGCCCGACGAACGACGACCCGATCACCTACCCGGAGGCGGCGCAGGTGCGCCGCAACCAGGTGCTCGAGCGGATGCACGCCTACGGCCACATCACCGACCAGGAGCTGGCCGACGTGTCGGCCCAGCCGGTGGAGGTGGCGCCCGGCCTGGCGCCGGCGAACGGCTGCATCGACGCGGCGATCGGCGGCTTCCTCTGCGCCTACGCCCACCAGTACCTGATCGGGACGCTGGGCCTCACCCAGGAGCAGCTGGACAACGGCGGGCTCACCATCCAGACCACGCTGCGCCCCGACATGCAGATCGCCGGCGACCAGGCCGTGCTCGAGACCCAGCCGATGGGCAGCAGCCTGGTCGCCCTGTACACGGCCGTCGAGCCGGGTACCGGCAAGGTGCTGGCCATGAGCGCGAACCGGCGCTTCGGCTGCAGCGAGCCCGACTGCGAGTCCGTCGTCCTCAACGCGACCGCCAGCGCCGGGTCCGGCTCCACCTACAAGACGTTCGTGGCCGCCGCCGCCCTGGCCCAGGGGTACGGCAAGGACTACACCCTCACCTCGTCGGAGCCCTACCTGTCGCGGGTCTACAAGGACTGGGACCCCGACCGGGGCGTCCCCAAGCCCTACGACGTGGAGAACGTCGGCAGCAACTACCCGCGGACGATGACGCTGGAGACGGCGCTCTACGCGTCGTCGAACACCTACTTCCTGCACCTCCAGGACGAGCTGGGCAGCATCGAGTCGCCGGTCCGCACGGCGCAGGCCCTGGGCATGACCTTCGACGGGCCCAACCAGACCCCGGCCGACCAGATCGTCTCCGAGAACCGTGGCTCGTTCGCCTTCGGCACCGACGCCACCAGCCCGCTGGACCTGGCCACCGCGTACGCCACGCTGGCCGCCAACGGCACCCGGTGCACCCCGGTCCCGGTCGTCGCGGTGCTCGACCGCAACGGCGAGCCGCTGACCCGTGACGGCGAGCCGGTCGTGCCCGAGGACGGCAGCAACTGCACCCCCGAGGCGATCCCGCCCGGCGTGGCCACCACGATGAACCAGATCCTGCGCAAGGACGTCGAGCCGGGCTACCGGCTGCAGACCGGCGCCCGCGCCTACGTGCCCGGGCACGAGATCGCCGGCAAGACCGGGACGTCGCAGGACAACCAGTCGGTCGCCTTCGTGGGCTACACCCCGCGGTACGCCGCGAGCGTGATGGTCTTCAACCCGAAGGAGCAGGAGCGCGTCCCCGGGTACGGCGGCGGGCAGGGCGCGACCACCTGGCGCGCTGCCCTGGCCCCGATCCTCACCGCCGAGGAGGCCGTCCCGTTCCCGCCCGCCGACCCGGTCGTCGAGCAGGGGACGCGGAACTCGCCGCGCTCGAGCAGGGACACCGCCGACCGCACCCGCGGGGGCGCCGCGGACCGCTCCGAGCGCACCGCCCCGGCCACCAGCTCGCCCGCGACCGAGCCCGCGACCGAGCCCGTGGACGAGACCGAGCCCGTGGCCGACGACGAGGCCGACGGCGACGTGGCCGAGGGAGCCGAGGCCGGCGCGGACCCCGAGGCCGGCGCGGACCCCGAGGCCGGCGAGGACGACTAG
- a CDS encoding ArsA family ATPase has protein sequence MTAEATTDQRTAGRPARQAPAMDLDALITDRQTRIVVCCGAGGVGKTTTSAALALAAAEAGRTVVVLTIDPARRLAQSLGLAELDNEPRRVDVPGVEGELHAMMLDMKRTFDDIVTAHSTPERAQAILDNPFYQALSSSFAGTQEYMAMEKLGQLRASDQWDLIIVDTPPSRSALDFLDAPNRMSRFLDGTMIRLLMAPSRAGFKFASAGFLIFSRIVSKILGGQLLRDISAFVAALDTMFGGFRERATATYELLRRPGTWFVVVAAPEPDALREASYFVDRLSAEGMPLAGLVVNRTHPPATTTLSATRAEGAAEAVTESDGADAALVAAALRVHAGRMQLAAREQHLADRFTSAHPEVPVRTVPAAAGDVHDLDGLRVMAEALTGADDDTPTGTPRTRVLPARHG, from the coding sequence ATGACCGCCGAGGCCACCACCGACCAGCGCACCGCCGGGCGCCCGGCGCGGCAGGCCCCCGCCATGGACCTGGACGCGCTGATCACCGACCGGCAGACCCGCATCGTCGTCTGCTGCGGCGCCGGCGGCGTGGGCAAGACGACCACCTCGGCCGCGCTCGCGCTGGCCGCCGCGGAGGCCGGGCGCACCGTCGTCGTCCTGACCATCGACCCGGCCCGACGGCTGGCCCAGTCGCTCGGCCTGGCGGAGCTCGACAACGAGCCGCGGCGGGTCGACGTCCCCGGGGTCGAGGGCGAACTCCACGCGATGATGCTGGACATGAAGCGGACGTTCGACGACATCGTCACCGCTCACTCCACACCCGAACGGGCCCAGGCCATCCTGGACAACCCCTTCTACCAGGCGCTCTCCTCCTCGTTCGCCGGGACGCAGGAGTACATGGCGATGGAGAAGCTGGGCCAGCTCCGGGCCAGCGACCAGTGGGACCTGATCATCGTCGACACCCCGCCCTCCCGGTCGGCGCTGGACTTCCTGGACGCCCCGAACCGGATGAGCCGCTTCCTCGACGGCACGATGATCCGGCTGCTCATGGCGCCCAGCCGGGCCGGCTTCAAGTTCGCCAGCGCCGGCTTCCTGATCTTCAGCCGGATCGTCAGCAAGATCCTCGGCGGTCAGCTGCTGCGCGACATCTCCGCCTTCGTCGCCGCGCTGGACACGATGTTCGGCGGCTTCCGCGAGCGGGCGACCGCGACCTACGAGCTGCTCCGCCGGCCCGGGACCTGGTTCGTGGTGGTGGCCGCCCCCGAGCCGGACGCCCTGCGGGAGGCCTCCTACTTCGTCGACCGGCTCTCGGCCGAGGGCATGCCGCTGGCCGGCCTGGTGGTCAACCGCACGCACCCGCCGGCGACGACGACGCTCTCGGCCACCCGCGCCGAGGGCGCGGCCGAGGCGGTGACCGAGTCCGACGGAGCCGACGCCGCACTGGTCGCCGCGGCGCTCCGGGTGCACGCCGGGCGGATGCAGCTGGCGGCCCGCGAGCAGCACCTCGCCGACCGGTTCACCAGCGCCCACCCGGAGGTGCCGGTGCGCACCGTCCCGGCCGCCGCGGGAGACGTGCACGACCTGGATGGGCTCCGGGTGATGGCCGAGGCGCTGACCGGGGCGGACGACGACACGCCGACGGGGACTCCGCGGACGCGCGTGCTGCCCGCGCGCCACGGTTGA
- a CDS encoding ArsA-related P-loop ATPase — MPPELSPARLHVVTGKGGTGKTTVAAALALALAADGRSVLLVETEGRQGIAQLFDTPPLPYEERRVAVTRGGGEVRALAIDIEEALLEYLDMFYNLRRAGRALRKMGAIDFATAIAPGLRDVLLTGKIKEAVTRRRDGRQVYDAVVVDAPPTGRITRFLGVTGEMSQLARSGPIKTQSDGVMAVLRSPQTVVHAVTLLEDMPVQETADAIAELEAAGLPIGSVFVNMAAEPVLPVEALARAAAGGLTGADLSPALTAARLPGGDALADALAAEVTEHARRWTAQDALRAEVTALGRPTVELPLLPGPMDLGCLFELAGRLEEHLGATSPAAATGGTAR, encoded by the coding sequence GTGCCTCCCGAACTGTCACCCGCGCGTCTGCACGTGGTCACCGGCAAGGGCGGGACGGGGAAGACCACCGTCGCCGCCGCGCTGGCCCTCGCACTGGCTGCCGACGGGCGGTCGGTCCTGCTCGTGGAGACCGAGGGCCGGCAGGGCATCGCCCAGCTGTTCGACACGCCCCCGCTGCCCTACGAGGAACGCCGCGTCGCCGTCACGCGGGGTGGCGGTGAGGTCAGGGCGCTGGCCATCGACATCGAGGAGGCCCTCCTCGAGTACCTCGACATGTTCTACAACCTCCGCCGGGCCGGCCGGGCGCTGCGCAAGATGGGCGCCATCGACTTCGCCACGGCGATCGCGCCGGGCCTGCGCGACGTCCTGCTCACCGGGAAGATCAAGGAGGCGGTGACCCGCCGCCGCGACGGCCGGCAGGTCTACGACGCCGTGGTCGTCGACGCCCCGCCCACCGGCCGGATCACCCGGTTCCTCGGCGTCACCGGGGAGATGTCGCAGCTGGCCCGGTCGGGCCCGATCAAGACCCAGAGCGACGGCGTGATGGCCGTGCTGCGCTCGCCGCAGACGGTGGTGCACGCGGTGACGCTCCTGGAGGACATGCCGGTCCAGGAGACCGCCGACGCGATAGCCGAGCTCGAGGCGGCCGGGCTGCCGATCGGGTCGGTGTTCGTCAACATGGCCGCGGAGCCGGTGCTGCCGGTCGAGGCGCTCGCCCGCGCCGCCGCCGGCGGACTGACCGGCGCCGACCTCTCCCCCGCGCTGACCGCCGCGCGCCTGCCCGGCGGCGACGCGCTGGCCGACGCCCTGGCCGCCGAGGTGACCGAGCACGCCCGCCGCTGGACCGCCCAGGACGCGTTGCGCGCCGAGGTGACGGCGCTGGGCCGCCCGACCGTGGAGCTCCCGCTGCTGCCCGGCCCGATGGATCTCGGCTGCCTGTTCGAGCTCGCCGGGCGGCTGGAGGAGCACCTGGGCGCCACGAGCCCCGCGGCAGCGACCGGAGGTACCGCCCGATGA
- a CDS encoding RidA family protein, which produces MTSPSSPAGAPAQGWHARLAELGIRLPAVAAPVASYVPAVRSGSLVFTSGQLPFVEGGLRRTGKVGGSVDVDAAAADAKLCALNALAAIDDLVGLDSVARVVRVVGYVASVEGFTGQPRVVNGASELLGRIFGEAGHHARSAVGVAELPLGAPVEVELTVELR; this is translated from the coding sequence ATGACCTCCCCGTCGTCCCCGGCCGGCGCGCCGGCGCAGGGCTGGCACGCCCGGCTCGCCGAGCTCGGGATCCGGCTGCCGGCCGTCGCTGCGCCGGTCGCTTCCTACGTGCCGGCCGTCCGCAGCGGCTCCCTGGTGTTCACGTCGGGCCAGCTCCCGTTCGTCGAGGGCGGGCTGCGGCGCACCGGCAAGGTCGGCGGCTCGGTCGACGTCGACGCCGCCGCGGCCGACGCCAAGCTGTGCGCGCTCAACGCGCTGGCCGCGATCGACGACCTGGTGGGCCTGGACTCGGTCGCCCGCGTCGTCCGCGTCGTGGGCTACGTGGCCAGCGTCGAGGGGTTCACCGGCCAGCCGCGCGTGGTCAACGGGGCCAGCGAGCTGCTGGGCCGGATCTTCGGCGAGGCCGGTCACCACGCCCGCAGCGCCGTCGGCGTGGCTGAGCTGCCGCTCGGCGCCCCCGTGGAGGTCGAGCTCACCGTCGAGCTGCGGTGA
- a CDS encoding NUDIX hydrolase: MNAAPKQAATVLLLRDGEPGLEVYLLRRTRGMPFAGGMTAYPGGGVDPRDGDTEIGWAGPAPAQWATAFGCDERTARELVCAAVRETFEEAGVLLAGLPDGSVVPDVSGDDWEEQRQGLLSRELSLAGLLVGRGLVLRSDLLRPFAHWITPPVEPRRYDTKFFAAALPVGQEARDVSGEADEAAWLTPATALAELDGGTRPMLPPTSHTLTQLAEFPDVATALAGSPPEPMHPISPRFEETPDGRWAVLPDGTRIRLAVPLPS; encoded by the coding sequence GTGAACGCCGCTCCGAAGCAGGCGGCGACGGTCCTGCTGCTCCGGGACGGCGAGCCCGGGCTGGAGGTCTACCTGTTGCGCCGCACCCGCGGCATGCCCTTCGCCGGAGGCATGACCGCGTACCCGGGTGGCGGCGTCGACCCGCGGGACGGCGACACCGAGATCGGCTGGGCCGGGCCTGCGCCGGCCCAGTGGGCCACCGCGTTCGGCTGCGACGAGCGGACCGCCCGTGAGCTGGTCTGCGCCGCCGTGCGGGAGACCTTCGAGGAGGCCGGCGTCCTGCTGGCCGGGCTGCCCGACGGCTCCGTCGTCCCCGACGTCTCGGGCGATGACTGGGAGGAGCAGCGGCAGGGCCTGCTCAGCCGCGAGCTGTCTCTCGCCGGGCTGCTCGTCGGCCGGGGACTGGTGCTCCGGTCGGACCTCCTGCGGCCGTTCGCGCACTGGATCACCCCGCCGGTCGAGCCCCGTCGCTACGACACCAAGTTCTTCGCCGCCGCGCTGCCGGTGGGCCAGGAGGCGCGGGACGTCTCCGGGGAGGCCGATGAGGCCGCGTGGCTGACCCCGGCCACCGCGCTGGCGGAGCTGGACGGCGGCACCCGGCCGATGCTGCCGCCGACCTCCCACACGTTGACCCAGCTGGCGGAGTTCCCCGACGTCGCCACCGCGCTGGCCGGTTCGCCGCCGGAGCCGATGCACCCGATCAGCCCGCGGTTCGAGGAGACCCCCGACGGCCGCTGGGCGGTGCTGCCCGACGGCACCCGCATCCGCCTGGCGGTGCCCCTTCCTTCGTGA
- a CDS encoding Crp/Fnr family transcriptional regulator, producing the protein MDEVLAQSGLFQGLSEDAVDPVISRLETITLPRGRVVFNEGEPGDSLYIVMTGKIKLSRRSPDGRENVLAVMGPSDQFGELSVFDPGPRTATATAVTDVKLARMPQSVLLPWIEAHPEIGEQLLRVLARRLRRTNDSVADLIFTDVPGRVAKALLQMADRFGSRDGDGLRVKHDLTQEELAQLVGASRETVNKALADFVHRGWIQLQGKSVVVLDEERLRRRAR; encoded by the coding sequence GTGGACGAGGTGCTTGCTCAGTCGGGGCTCTTCCAGGGGCTCTCCGAGGACGCGGTGGACCCCGTCATCAGCCGGCTCGAGACGATCACCCTGCCCCGGGGCCGGGTGGTCTTCAACGAAGGCGAGCCCGGCGACAGCCTCTACATCGTGATGACCGGCAAGATCAAGCTCTCCCGTCGCTCGCCCGACGGCCGGGAGAACGTGCTCGCGGTGATGGGTCCGTCCGACCAGTTCGGCGAGCTGTCGGTGTTCGACCCCGGCCCGCGCACCGCGACCGCCACCGCCGTCACCGACGTCAAGCTGGCCCGCATGCCGCAGTCGGTGCTGCTGCCCTGGATCGAGGCCCACCCCGAGATCGGTGAGCAGCTGCTGCGCGTGCTGGCCCGCCGCCTGCGCCGCACCAACGACTCGGTCGCCGACCTGATCTTCACCGACGTCCCCGGCCGCGTCGCCAAGGCGCTGCTGCAGATGGCCGACCGGTTCGGCAGCCGCGACGGCGACGGCCTGCGCGTCAAGCACGACCTCACCCAGGAGGAGCTGGCCCAGCTGGTCGGCGCCTCCCGCGAGACGGTGAACAAGGCGCTGGCCGACTTCGTGCACCGCGGCTGGATCCAGCTGCAGGGCAAGTCCGTCGTCGTCCTCGACGAGGAGCGCCTGCGCCGCCGCGCGCGCTGA
- the nth gene encoding endonuclease III, producing MSAPASSPAYARPIRARRPTRAALTGASPFDPGETPLARTRRARRMARELAVIHPDAQCELDFTNPFELLVATVLSAQTTDKMVNKVTPTLFARYPDAVALAGADREELEAILKPTGFFRAKANSVMGLGQALVERFDGEVPDRLADLVTLPGVGRKTANVVLGNAFGVPGLTVDTHVGRLVRRFGWTEEEDPVKVEAEIAGLIPKPEWTDFSHRVIFHGRRVCHAKKAACGACGLARWCPSFGIGPVDPEVATALVKTPAASDTE from the coding sequence GTGTCCGCCCCCGCGTCCTCGCCGGCCTACGCGCGCCCGATCCGTGCCCGTCGCCCCACCCGTGCGGCCCTGACCGGCGCGTCGCCGTTCGACCCCGGGGAGACGCCGCTGGCGCGGACCCGCCGGGCGCGGCGGATGGCCCGCGAGCTCGCCGTCATCCACCCCGACGCGCAGTGCGAGCTGGACTTCACCAACCCCTTCGAGCTGCTGGTCGCCACCGTGCTGTCGGCGCAGACCACCGACAAGATGGTCAACAAGGTGACGCCCACGCTCTTCGCGAGGTACCCGGACGCGGTCGCCCTCGCCGGCGCGGACCGCGAGGAGCTGGAGGCCATCCTCAAGCCGACCGGCTTCTTCCGGGCGAAGGCCAACTCGGTCATGGGGCTGGGGCAGGCGCTGGTGGAGCGGTTCGACGGCGAGGTGCCGGACCGGCTGGCCGACCTCGTCACGCTCCCCGGGGTGGGGCGGAAGACGGCGAACGTCGTCCTGGGCAACGCGTTCGGCGTCCCCGGGCTGACCGTCGACACCCACGTCGGACGGCTGGTGCGCCGGTTCGGCTGGACCGAGGAGGAGGACCCGGTCAAGGTGGAGGCGGAGATCGCCGGGCTGATCCCGAAGCCGGAGTGGACCGACTTCAGCCACCGGGTGATCTTCCACGGCCGCCGCGTCTGCCACGCCAAGAAGGCCGCCTGCGGCGCCTGCGGCCTGGCCCGGTGGTGCCCCTCGTTCGGCATCGGCCCCGTGGACCCCGAGGTCGCGACGGCGCTCGTGAAGACGCCGGCCGCCTCGGACACCGAGTGA
- a CDS encoding TlpA disulfide reductase family protein, whose translation MRTTLPAVGLALAVLLAGCTADAEAPAVAAPSSASPAASLTACPEQPDRAAVGAERLPALAFECPGGGSLDLGRAPGVPMVVNLWGSWCPPCREEMPVLQQFSEAAGDRVRMVGVISKDGLPQAASFAEDAGVTFPSAFDGQGELMAELGLNALPFTYFVDADGALVHTEAGPVGSLDELEGLVVEHLGVQL comes from the coding sequence ATGCGCACGACCCTGCCGGCCGTCGGGCTGGCGCTCGCCGTGCTGCTCGCCGGGTGCACCGCCGACGCCGAGGCCCCGGCGGTCGCCGCCCCCTCCAGCGCGTCGCCGGCCGCGTCGCTGACCGCCTGCCCCGAGCAGCCCGACCGGGCGGCCGTGGGCGCCGAGCGGTTGCCGGCGCTGGCGTTCGAGTGCCCCGGTGGCGGCTCGCTCGACCTCGGCCGCGCCCCCGGTGTGCCCATGGTCGTGAACCTCTGGGGGAGCTGGTGTCCTCCGTGCCGCGAGGAGATGCCGGTGCTCCAGCAGTTCTCCGAGGCGGCCGGTGACCGGGTGCGCATGGTGGGGGTGATCAGCAAGGACGGCCTGCCGCAGGCCGCCTCCTTCGCCGAGGACGCCGGCGTCACGTTCCCCAGCGCGTTCGACGGACAGGGGGAGCTGATGGCCGAGCTGGGCCTGAACGCCCTGCCGTTCACCTACTTCGTCGACGCCGACGGCGCGCTGGTGCACACCGAGGCGGGCCCCGTCGGCTCGCTCGACGAGCTGGAGGGCCTCGTCGTCGAGCACCTGGGGGTGCAGCTGTGA
- a CDS encoding CoA pyrophosphatase, giving the protein MSAASDLDGLPGYLHRLLDAAADLPLRHRMPKATATARRSAVLILFGEGASGPDVLLIEKSAHLRSHAGQPAFPGGGVDPDDDFPVGTALREAWEEAGIDPEGVRVLATLQELYLPPSDRLVVPVVGWWDDPRDVSVGDPHEVARVARVPLAELADPGNRFRLRHPSGYVGPAFAVADMLVWGFTAGLLEAILEAAGLALPWDERDVRPIPESMLRPYTLPGSGDDDEAGDSAAPTVADPAPDGAPARTVRPR; this is encoded by the coding sequence GTGAGCGCCGCGAGCGACCTCGACGGCCTGCCGGGGTACCTCCACCGGCTGCTGGACGCCGCTGCCGACCTGCCGCTGCGGCACCGCATGCCGAAGGCCACCGCCACCGCCCGGCGGTCGGCGGTGCTGATCCTGTTCGGAGAGGGCGCCTCCGGGCCCGACGTGCTGCTCATCGAGAAGTCCGCGCACCTGCGCAGCCACGCCGGTCAGCCGGCCTTCCCGGGCGGGGGCGTCGACCCCGACGACGACTTCCCGGTCGGGACGGCCCTGCGCGAGGCGTGGGAGGAAGCGGGCATCGACCCGGAGGGCGTGCGGGTGCTCGCCACGCTGCAGGAGCTCTACCTGCCGCCGTCGGACCGCCTGGTCGTGCCGGTGGTGGGCTGGTGGGACGACCCACGCGACGTCAGCGTCGGCGATCCGCACGAGGTCGCCCGGGTGGCGCGGGTGCCCCTCGCCGAGCTGGCGGACCCCGGCAACCGGTTCCGGCTGCGGCACCCGTCCGGCTACGTCGGGCCGGCCTTCGCGGTGGCCGACATGCTGGTGTGGGGCTTCACCGCCGGCCTGCTGGAGGCGATCCTCGAGGCGGCCGGCCTGGCCCTGCCGTGGGACGAGCGCGACGTCCGCCCGATCCCCGAGTCGATGCTGCGGCCCTACACCCTCCCGGGCTCCGGGGACGATGACGAAGCAGGGGACTCCGCCGCGCCGACGGTGGCCGATCCCGCACCCGACGGCGCTCCGGCGCGTACGGTTCGGCCCCGATGA
- a CDS encoding cupredoxin domain-containing protein: MSGRTWRRRAAAVGAGAVLAAGALTGCGTEQPPAAPATEGLGEVTVAADGVQEVTVETRDDYEFYPDRFTVEPGRVRLTVVNAADQMTHNLEYTDEELPAPIDAGVPFLAPGQEETIEFEATVPGEYPFACTFHLQLGQVGTMTVSG; the protein is encoded by the coding sequence ATGAGCGGGAGGACGTGGCGCCGTCGGGCCGCCGCCGTGGGTGCCGGTGCGGTGCTGGCGGCGGGAGCGCTGACCGGATGCGGGACCGAGCAGCCCCCGGCGGCACCGGCCACCGAGGGGCTGGGTGAGGTGACCGTGGCCGCCGACGGCGTCCAGGAGGTCACCGTCGAGACCAGGGACGACTACGAGTTCTACCCCGACCGGTTCACCGTCGAGCCCGGGCGGGTGCGGCTGACCGTGGTCAACGCCGCCGACCAGATGACCCACAACCTCGAGTACACCGACGAGGAGCTCCCGGCTCCGATCGACGCGGGCGTCCCGTTCCTCGCGCCGGGCCAGGAGGAGACGATCGAGTTCGAGGCGACGGTGCCGGGGGAGTACCCCTTCGCCTGCACCTTCCACCTGCAGCTCGGGCAGGTGGGCACGATGACGGTCAGCGGCTAG